Proteins encoded together in one Mycobacterium sp. MS1601 window:
- a CDS encoding Pls/PosA family non-ribosomal peptide synthetase — MSADPSTGIPSQYLLSTSAPKPRTLIDILYDTAARFPDSPALDDGTVQLTYSELIADIEDSVGWLAARGIGRGDRIGIRMPSGSYALYVAILSTLAAGAAYVPVDADDPPERADLVFGEADVVAVITEAGLARRTGQSRGWRAAPPLGRDDAWIIFTSGSTGTPKGVAVTHRSAAAFVDAEAQIFLQGNPIGPGDRVLAGLSVAFDASCEEMWLAWRHGACLVPAPRSLVRSGMDLGPWLVSRDVTVVSTVPTLAALWPAEALEAVRLLIFGGEACPPELAERLAVDGREVWNTYGPTEATVVACAAPLDGRGPVSIGLPLPGWDLAVVDPGGRQVGYGEVGELVIGGVGLARYLDPAKDAEKFAPMDSLGWARAYRSGDLVRLEADGLYFQGRADDQVKVGGRRIELGEVDSALVNLPGVSGGAAAVRKTTSGTPLLVGYIASADPNFDIHAARAALAEALPAALVPRLVLVDELPTRTSGKVDRNALPWPPPGLDVHEEADDLGGTMGWLARLWRDVLGAHIEGPEADFFAEGGGSLSAAQLVAALRQRYPQVTVADLYDHPRLGSLAGYLDELDPPVEVEIRNVKPTPLFTQAAQVVLSLPLATLTGLQWVTWLALLNNLFAGAVPWLVPVNWWWILAGFLIFISPVGRMAIAVLGAQIMLSNLKPGTYKRGGSEHMRVWLAERLAEASGAENLAGAPWLVYYARALGNKVGKGVDLHSSPPVTGMMTLGHRSSIEPEVDLSGHWVDGDLFHVGEVTIGNDATVGARTTLLPGAVIGKNADVAPGSGVVGKVKNGQYWKGSPAVKSGKAKHPWPDHRPARAPVWVAMYGVTSMLLGALPLVALAAGLAVIGWSVRDTATAVDAVLAAWMWVPVATFAAIFVYAGLTVIGVRLLAVGLNEGYHPVRSRVGWQLWATERLMDAARNYLFPLYASLLTPWWLRLLGAQVGKDTEISTALLTPKFTVVEDGAFLADDTMVASYELGGGWIHVAKATVGKRAFLGNSGITQPGRRVPDDGLVAVLSATPHKAKRGSSWLGSPPVRLRRQPTAADAQRTFEPPRRLKVMRGAVETCRLLPMIVTFAIGVGVLAALQMVVTEFGYLWAALVGGAVLLAAGAIAGLIAVLAKWLVVGRIPATEHPLWSSFVWRNELADTFVETVAAPWFARAASGTPVMNLWLRGLGAKIGRGVWCETYWLPEADLVTLARAATVNRGCVVQTHLFHDRIMRMDTVILEEGATLGTHCVALPAAKVGAGATIGPASLVMRGDEVPPSTRWQGNPIAAWVNSKKKKSRA; from the coding sequence GTGTCAGCCGATCCCAGCACCGGAATTCCGTCGCAGTACCTGCTGTCGACGTCGGCCCCGAAACCGCGGACGCTGATCGACATCCTCTACGACACGGCGGCCCGTTTCCCGGACTCGCCCGCCCTCGACGACGGCACCGTCCAGCTCACCTACAGCGAACTCATCGCCGACATCGAGGACAGCGTGGGCTGGCTGGCGGCCCGTGGCATAGGGCGCGGCGACCGCATCGGCATTCGCATGCCGTCTGGCAGTTATGCGCTCTACGTCGCCATCTTGTCGACACTGGCAGCCGGCGCCGCCTACGTCCCGGTGGACGCCGACGATCCACCGGAGCGCGCCGATCTGGTGTTCGGTGAGGCCGACGTGGTGGCAGTGATCACCGAAGCCGGCTTGGCCAGGCGTACCGGCCAATCCAGAGGTTGGCGTGCGGCGCCCCCGCTGGGCCGCGACGACGCGTGGATCATCTTCACCTCGGGCTCCACCGGAACCCCCAAGGGCGTCGCGGTGACACACCGTAGTGCCGCGGCATTCGTCGACGCCGAGGCCCAGATCTTCCTCCAGGGCAATCCGATCGGCCCCGGCGACCGGGTGCTGGCCGGGCTGTCGGTGGCCTTCGACGCGTCCTGCGAGGAGATGTGGCTGGCATGGCGGCACGGCGCCTGCCTGGTGCCCGCCCCGCGGTCACTGGTGCGCAGTGGCATGGACCTGGGTCCGTGGCTGGTCTCTCGCGACGTCACCGTGGTCTCGACGGTGCCCACCCTGGCGGCCCTGTGGCCGGCCGAGGCCCTGGAAGCGGTGCGGCTGCTGATCTTCGGCGGCGAGGCCTGCCCACCCGAACTCGCCGAACGCCTGGCCGTCGACGGCCGCGAAGTCTGGAACACCTACGGCCCCACCGAGGCCACCGTGGTGGCCTGCGCCGCTCCACTGGACGGCCGGGGGCCCGTCAGCATCGGGCTGCCGCTGCCCGGCTGGGACCTGGCCGTCGTCGACCCCGGCGGCAGGCAGGTCGGCTACGGCGAAGTGGGCGAACTCGTCATCGGTGGTGTCGGACTGGCCCGTTACCTCGACCCGGCCAAGGACGCCGAAAAGTTCGCCCCCATGGATTCACTGGGCTGGGCCCGCGCGTACCGCAGTGGCGATCTGGTGCGCCTGGAAGCCGACGGGCTGTACTTCCAAGGCCGCGCCGACGATCAGGTGAAGGTCGGCGGACGTCGTATCGAGCTCGGCGAGGTGGACTCCGCGCTGGTGAACCTGCCCGGCGTTTCGGGTGGCGCCGCGGCGGTACGCAAAACCACAAGCGGCACACCACTACTCGTGGGATACATCGCATCCGCCGACCCGAACTTCGACATCCATGCCGCCCGCGCAGCCCTGGCCGAAGCACTGCCCGCCGCCTTGGTGCCGCGCCTGGTGCTGGTGGACGAACTGCCCACCCGCACCTCGGGCAAGGTGGATCGCAACGCGCTGCCGTGGCCGCCGCCCGGTCTGGACGTTCACGAGGAGGCCGACGACCTCGGTGGCACCATGGGCTGGCTGGCCAGGCTGTGGCGCGACGTGCTGGGCGCCCACATCGAGGGCCCCGAAGCCGACTTCTTCGCCGAGGGCGGTGGTTCACTGTCGGCCGCACAACTGGTGGCCGCACTGCGCCAGCGCTACCCCCAGGTGACGGTTGCCGACCTCTATGACCATCCGCGCCTGGGATCACTGGCCGGCTACCTCGACGAACTGGACCCGCCGGTCGAGGTGGAGATCCGCAACGTCAAGCCGACGCCGCTGTTCACCCAGGCCGCGCAGGTGGTGCTGTCACTGCCGCTGGCAACCCTGACCGGTCTGCAGTGGGTGACCTGGCTGGCCCTGCTCAACAATCTCTTCGCCGGCGCCGTGCCCTGGTTGGTCCCCGTCAACTGGTGGTGGATCCTGGCCGGGTTCCTGATCTTCATCAGCCCGGTGGGCCGGATGGCGATCGCTGTGCTGGGAGCACAGATCATGCTGTCGAATCTGAAACCGGGCACTTACAAGCGCGGCGGCTCCGAACACATGCGGGTGTGGCTCGCCGAACGTCTGGCCGAGGCCAGCGGCGCCGAAAACCTGGCCGGCGCGCCGTGGCTGGTCTATTACGCCCGCGCTCTGGGTAACAAAGTCGGCAAGGGTGTCGACCTGCATTCGTCACCTCCGGTGACCGGGATGATGACGCTGGGTCACCGCAGCTCCATCGAACCGGAGGTCGATCTGTCCGGACACTGGGTCGACGGTGATCTGTTCCACGTCGGCGAGGTCACCATAGGCAACGACGCGACGGTCGGTGCCCGCACCACACTGCTGCCGGGTGCGGTGATCGGCAAGAACGCCGATGTCGCCCCGGGCTCCGGGGTGGTGGGCAAGGTCAAGAACGGGCAGTACTGGAAGGGCTCCCCCGCGGTGAAGTCCGGCAAAGCCAAGCACCCGTGGCCGGATCACCGGCCGGCGCGGGCCCCGGTGTGGGTGGCGATGTACGGCGTCACGTCGATGTTGCTGGGTGCGCTGCCGCTGGTCGCACTGGCGGCCGGGCTGGCGGTCATCGGCTGGTCGGTCCGCGACACGGCCACCGCCGTGGACGCGGTTCTGGCGGCGTGGATGTGGGTGCCGGTGGCCACTTTCGCCGCGATCTTCGTCTACGCCGGGCTGACCGTCATCGGGGTGCGGCTTTTGGCCGTCGGACTCAACGAGGGTTACCACCCGGTGCGCAGCCGCGTCGGCTGGCAGCTGTGGGCCACCGAACGCCTGATGGACGCCGCCCGCAACTACCTGTTCCCCTTGTACGCCAGCCTGCTCACACCCTGGTGGCTGCGTCTGCTGGGAGCACAGGTCGGCAAGGACACCGAGATCTCGACAGCCCTGCTGACCCCCAAGTTCACCGTCGTCGAGGACGGTGCGTTCCTGGCCGACGACACCATGGTGGCGTCCTACGAGCTCGGCGGCGGCTGGATCCACGTGGCCAAGGCCACTGTCGGCAAGCGGGCATTCCTGGGCAACTCAGGCATCACCCAACCCGGCCGACGGGTGCCCGACGACGGCCTGGTGGCCGTGTTGTCCGCCACCCCTCACAAAGCCAAACGCGGGTCGTCGTGGCTGGGCAGCCCGCCGGTTCGGTTGCGCCGCCAGCCCACAGCGGCCGACGCACAGCGCACGTTCGAACCGCCGCGACGGCTGAAGGTCATGCGCGGTGCCGTGGAGACCTGCCGGCTGCTGCCGATGATCGTCACGTTCGCGATCGGGGTCGGCGTGCTGGCGGCACTGCAGATGGTGGTCACCGAGTTCGGCTACCTGTGGGCGGCCCTGGTGGGCGGGGCCGTGCTACTGGCGGCGGGTGCCATCGCCGGGCTGATCGCAGTGCTGGCGAAATGGCTTGTGGTGGGTCGCATCCCGGCCACCGAGCATCCACTGTGGTCGTCGTTCGTCTGGCGCAACGAGTTGGCTGACACTTTCGTCGAGACCGTGGCCGCGCCCTGGTTCGCCCGCGCGGCCAGCGGTACCCCGGTGATGAACCTGTGGCTTCGCGGTCTGGGCGCCAAGATCGGCCGCGGTGTCTGGTGCGAGACCTACTGGCTGCCGGAAGCCGATCTGGTGACGCTGGCCAGGGCTGCCACCGTCAACCGCGGTTGTGTGGTGCAAACGCACCTGTTCCACGACCGCATCATGCGGATGGACACCGTGATTCTCGAAGAGGGCGCCACCCTGGGCACCCACTGTGTCGCACTGCCCGCCGCCAAGGTGGGGGCAGGGGCCACCATCGGCCCCGCGTCGCTGGTGATGCGTGGCGACGAGGTGCCGCCATCCACCCGATGGCAGGGCAATCCCATTGCGGCGTGGGTCAATTCGAAGAAAAAGAAGTCACGCGCTTGA
- a CDS encoding M1 family metallopeptidase — protein sequence MRKKKAPSTTDPVIDPYLPGNGNFGYRVSRYELDIEYKMAINRLAGSVSITAVTLAELKSFSLDLSPALAVSKVSVNGKRPQHFKSSNGKLNIALDSKLPAGAALTVNIRYNGSPRPIRTHWGDVGFEELTNGVLVAGQPNGAASWFPCDDHPAAKASFRITVSTDSPYYAVANGDLLGKKVRAGMTTWTYELAEPTSTYLATLQIGDYVRHKLPKSPVPMYAVLPERLKRDFDHDFGRQSQMMTLFVKLFGEYPLDSGYTVVVTDDDLEIPLEAQGLSVFGANHCDGKRSDERLIAHELAHQWFGNSVTARRWRDIWLHEGFACYAEWLWSQESGGPSANECARRYHQRLKSSPQNLLLSDPGPRDMFDDRVYKRGALLLHALRKRIGDKNFFALLQNWTTRYRHSTVVTDDFTGLAANYSDQSLRPLWQAWLYSTAVPDL from the coding sequence TTGAGAAAGAAGAAGGCTCCGTCCACCACAGACCCGGTGATCGACCCATACCTGCCCGGTAACGGCAACTTCGGCTATCGCGTGTCCCGCTACGAACTGGACATCGAGTACAAGATGGCGATCAACCGCCTGGCCGGCTCGGTCTCGATCACCGCAGTGACGCTGGCCGAATTGAAGTCGTTCTCCCTGGATCTGTCGCCGGCGCTGGCGGTATCGAAGGTGTCGGTCAACGGCAAACGCCCACAACATTTCAAATCGTCCAACGGCAAGCTAAACATCGCACTGGACTCCAAGCTGCCCGCGGGCGCCGCCCTCACCGTCAACATCCGCTACAACGGCTCGCCGCGACCAATCCGAACCCATTGGGGGGACGTCGGTTTCGAGGAACTGACCAACGGAGTACTGGTCGCCGGGCAACCCAACGGCGCGGCGTCGTGGTTCCCCTGCGACGACCATCCCGCCGCCAAGGCCAGCTTCCGCATCACCGTCAGTACCGACAGCCCCTATTACGCCGTGGCCAACGGGGATCTGCTGGGCAAGAAGGTCCGAGCCGGCATGACCACCTGGACCTACGAACTGGCGGAGCCGACGTCGACATATCTGGCGACACTGCAGATCGGCGATTACGTGCGGCACAAGCTGCCGAAGTCGCCGGTACCCATGTACGCCGTGCTGCCCGAGCGACTCAAACGCGACTTCGACCACGACTTCGGCCGCCAGTCGCAGATGATGACACTGTTCGTCAAATTGTTCGGCGAGTATCCGCTGGACAGTGGGTACACCGTGGTGGTCACCGACGACGACCTCGAGATTCCCCTCGAAGCCCAGGGACTTTCGGTGTTCGGGGCCAATCACTGCGACGGCAAGCGCTCCGACGAACGCCTGATCGCCCACGAGCTGGCCCACCAGTGGTTCGGCAACAGTGTGACCGCGCGACGCTGGCGCGACATCTGGCTGCACGAGGGGTTCGCATGCTACGCCGAGTGGTTGTGGTCGCAGGAGTCCGGCGGCCCCAGCGCCAACGAATGCGCCCGCCGCTACCACCAGCGTCTCAAGTCGTCCCCGCAGAACCTGCTGCTGTCCGACCCCGGGCCCCGCGACATGTTCGACGACAGGGTCTACAAACGCGGCGCACTGCTGCTGCATGCGCTGCGCAAGCGCATCGGCGACAAGAACTTCTTTGCGCTGCTGCAGAACTGGACCACGCGCTACCGGCACTCCACCGTGGTCACCGATGATTTCACCGGTCTGGCCGCCAACTACTCCGATCAATCGCTACGCCCGCTGTGGCAGGCGTGGCTCTACTCGACGGCAGTCCCAGACCTGTGA